The stretch of DNA CTATTGTATTAGCTCcctataatatgtatatataatatgaattcACAAGTCAAAGATCTGTTGCTAGCGTTTACTTTAATAAATATCATCATTAACAATGTTACTACAATGATATATCTAAAATTTTCAGATCAAAGTTGATCTATTAATGCtagtaatataaatataaaacctGCATTAATAAGGTACGTACACTAATTTCTCTtgagtatttacatatatatataatatatattgatcTGGTTTGACCTTGATCATTTTGTGGCTCTGTTTCTATTAATAATGTTATATTTAATGATATAAATtcactcaaaattattttttttttcacttgttATTATATCTTtctatatttctattttggattttgAAATTCATGTTCTTGTTCTTACTCAGATTGCAGTTATTCCCCTCCTCTTATATGATGTTTTTAGCCATTATAATCACTTGAAGCagagaaaagtaataatatatgGAGTTGGTTTCTTTTACGGTTACCTTCTTAGTTGTTTTGAGTCTCTTTTCTCCGTATAGAACAACTTTTGTTGTGGTTGATACCATTAGAAAATCTGATATTATGAGAGATAATAACAACACAGCTTTATTGGTATCCAAAGAAGGAATGTTTGGACTAGGATTCTTTACTCCATCAGCTAGTTCATCAAAGAATCGTTACCTGGGAATTTGGTACAACAACATTACTGGTAACCAAACTGTTGTTTGGGTTGCAAACCGATGTGAACCGATCAAGGATTCATCTGGCTTGTTGAGTATAAACAACAAAGGAGATCTTGTGCTTTTTTCTGGACAGAGTAATAACAGAGTGCTTGTTTGGTCTTCAAACTCGTCGAAACAAGCTCAGGAACCACTAGTTCAGCTCTTGGATAATGGTAACTTGGTTTTGGGAGATGAGAAAGATGCAAACACAACAATTTTTTTATGGGAAAGCTTTGATTATCCTACTGATACAATGTTACCAGGAATGAAATTGGGATGGGACTTGAGGCGACGTTTAAATAGGCGATTATCGTCGTGGAAGAGCTCTGATGATCCTTGTCATGGAGATTTCACTTATAGGATTGAGCTTGATGAACCAAACCATACATTGTTAAACTTTCTACAGATTATGAGCTaacaaaaatacattaaatgcTAATCTTTATTACTCATAATCATCAACCAAgatcaatatttatttagagcatcaaaTTCATAAATACACATACCTCCCAATCCATCCACATGAGTCATTTTGCTTTAATGCCTCCAACAAGAATCACCAACAAGTTCTCAAGATTGAACCCAAACCCTTAGAGCCACAATGTAGAGCAATCCCCTATTTTCTTATTACCATACACCTCAAAACCACTCTACCatcaataacatatatataaatactctCATACCCTTATAACCCTAAGGGGTTACTCACTAATAGGGCTTAAGTGGTCCTTTTATGGTatactataatt from Cannabis sativa cultivar Pink pepper isolate KNU-18-1 chromosome 2, ASM2916894v1, whole genome shotgun sequence encodes:
- the LOC115720020 gene encoding S-locus-specific glycoprotein S13-like, with translation MELVSFTVTFLVVLSLFSPYRTTFVVVDTIRKSDIMRDNNNTALLVSKEGMFGLGFFTPSASSSKNRYLGIWYNNITGNQTVVWVANRCEPIKDSSGLLSINNKGDLVLFSGQSNNRVLVWSSNSSKQAQEPLVQLLDNGNLVLGDEKDANTTIFLWESFDYPTDTMLPGMKLGWDLRRRLNRRLSSWKSSDDPCHGDFTYRIELDEPNHTLLNFLQIMS